The proteins below are encoded in one region of Triticum aestivum cultivar Chinese Spring chromosome 1B, IWGSC CS RefSeq v2.1, whole genome shotgun sequence:
- the LOC123147131 gene encoding protein timeless homolog isoform X3, protein MDSAMLSLTCAGLGAAEEDDDGGAVGYVKGDHCLDNLKDLQRLLRRDDPERREVFKQVCKWRIASRDLVPIIENYQSDRNLVITAVKVLVFLTMPVDPSSEDVAQQIEYLWDLKAALTRNVAIAVIVSLLEDPLDHLERTSFTEDDWKLVQLVLTLFRNVLAIQEITLPQKASGEATQLLYLADSFLELIFKENMMDLILVLAQHIDEPSGYLKHENLLLLEIFHYLFLGRDPELIAKVRPEGSKEQVNGDIDTSVDSLRLMMEKEEKEKRMFRQRNAENHALNGIFTCLAVDGSKSLCKGNPSSAMSSANSLRKIRNVQRGPQKRIAWDNELLYIPKEGIMEMLRSFMDQFLSGGYNVLMQSVCDDIVKQHDSVEKSDNITFFKVVCFVLAFQHEKASNAQKSSAGPQLSETSPGNECDDLPFCGDICGPVAATLNEDMFNIVLSMWREAYEDLKQTKDYKTLSAAGSLMKNMIGMIYLVVKVHPEDSRESQTARVLLYKLFYDQTEQGLTQFLLNLFRSFDTHKQPKSALADLLETVHIMLQLMEKLQARGALRVAKRTRKGRKRKTSDDKHESTKPGTENVEQSYIDPTDGTKATSDSLPDLRSEDPLAEPTLVEQGKVDSDGTDLPDTIVDTAVNLDSTTQLGGDPSSAGSGEKERNPINEEEDTCTTQLGGDPPSAGSGEKKRNPINEEEDTCTTQLGGDPSSAGSAEKKRNTINEEEDVSDSSSDDCPPATSEVDFNVSRLIYSLANNSVVQNICWLLKYYKTNSFRTNHYIICMLRRFCEDLDVSPMLYQLSLLTTFYDILAEQKSSSSKEYANIVNFLSKIVRKLVRAMKKQPLLFVDTLFWKTRKECHCIDADYLLNEFKGDVNNKGGEVGSSKGWGGPVNIADSLGDDEADYDIPHEPYDGDKNGDSSSGEREGDTQKSMGPRDKRSILLSLSDSEAEDNDRTTISRGSQNKEVPKRRGRSIFNEEQEKLIRDLHENYKDDRKCSHLIAEALDPSGKISSAQISRKLTQLGLRSVTRRKKVSEASLSAKDLVAQPQNDVLDDPKPESTRRRRKRLHRLSSKDDNNDNRPVSSDEETLQSLKGRTKNKELPSVDLAPRKSQHKEASQGDSDDETIGSLLSRGKKKRLLKSDVSENKQEHLDSSKNIAPGVQTIGSNIITKNKELPSVDLAPSISQHQEASQGTDSDDATIGSLLGKGKKKRLSTSDIAEDKQEDLESSKNIGSGIETIGSNAITKNKELLSVDLVPSISQHQETSQGTDSDDETIGSLLSRGKKKRLSTSDITENKQENLDSSKNIGLGVETIGSNAITKNKALPSVDLVPSISQHQETSQGTDSDDETIGSLLSRGKKKRLSTSDITGNKQEDLDSSKNTDLGVESIGSNIIPKDKELASVDLPSSMSQHQEASQGTDSDDETIGSLLRGKKRRLSTSDVTENRQEHQDSSKNIVPDNETVGSNVMDAPLHPELNSSNDNGGDAGEAELLDDLSEPELDGREDAEQRIVDDRDMPESGDMTGSNASQKAGLKRRLRMVIDDDDEE, encoded by the exons ATGGACTCGGCGATGCTCTCGCTCACCTGCGCGGGCCTCGGGGCCGCAGAGGAGGACGACGACGGGGGCGCCGTCGGCTACGTCAAGGGCGACCACTGCCTCG ACAACCTGAAGGATCTGCAGAGGCTGCTGCGGCGGGACGACCCGGAGCGGCGGGAGGTCTTCAAGCAGGTCTGCAAGTGGAGGATCGCGTCCAGGGATCTGGTGCCCATCATCGAGAACTACCAGTCCGACCGCAACCTCGTCATCACGGCAG TGAAAGTGTTGGTATTCCTTACCATGCCTGTCGATCCTTCATCAGAGGATGTTGCTCAGCAGATAGAGTATCTGTGGGATTTGAAGGCTGCACTCACACGGAATGTTGCAATCGCAGTGATTGTGTCTCTTCTTGAGGACCCATTGGATCATTTGGAAAG AACTTCATTCACGGAAGATGACTGGAAGCTAGTACAGCTGGTGCTTACTTTATTCCGCAACGTCTTGGCTATTCAAGAAATCACATTGCCTCAGAAGGCATCTGGGGAAGCTACCCAGTTATTGTACCTGGCTGACAGCTTTTTAGAGCTCATATTTAAAGAAAATATGATGGACCTGATCTTAGTGCTAGCTCAACATATTGATGAGCCCTCTGGTTATCTCAAGCATGAAAACCTTCTTTTGTTGGAAATCTTTCATTATCTTTTCTTGGGTCGGGACCCAGAATTGATTGCCAAAGTTCGTCCAGAAGGCTCAAAG GAGCAGGTCAATGGAGATATTGATACATCAGTTGATTCATTGagattgatgatggagaaggaagagaaggaaaaaaGGATGTTCAGGCAGAGAAACGCGGAGAATCACGCACTCAACGGAATTTTTACATGCCTTGCAGTG GATGGATCTAAGTCATTGTGCAAAGGGAACCCCAGCTCAGCAATGTCATCTGCAAATAGCCTCCGGAAAATACGTAATGTCCAAAGAGGCCCTCAAAAAAGGATAGCATGGGATAATGAACTTCTTTACATACCAAAGGAGGGTATTATGGAAATGCTAAGAAGTTTCATGGATCAGTTTTTATCTGGAGGATATAATG TCCTGATGCAGTCTGTTTGTGATGATATTGTGAAGCAGCATGATTCTGTCGAGAAATCTGATAACATTACATTCTTCAAAGTTGTTTGCTTTGTCTTAGCTTTTCAACACGAGAAAGCATCAAATGCTCAG AAATCAAGTGCTGGACCCCAGCTGTCTGAGACTTCACCAGGCAATGAATGTGATGATCTGCCGTTTTGTGGTGACATATGTGGACCTGTTGCAGCCACATTAAACGAAGATATGTTCAATATAGTCTTGTCCATGTGGCGTGAGGCCTATGAAGACCTGAAGCAGACTAAGGATTACAAAACTCTTTCAGCTGCTGGCTCCTTAATGAAGAACATG ATTGGCATGATATATTTGGTGGTGAAAGTTCATCCTGAAGATTCAAGGGAATCTCAAACAGCCCGTGTTTTACTGTATAAGCTGTTCTATGATCAGACAGAACAAGGCCTGACTCAGTTTCTCCTGAACTTGTTCAGATCTTTTGATACTCATAAGCAACCAAAAAG CGCTCTTGCGGATTTACTAGAAACAGTTCATATCATGCTACAGCTGATGGAGAAGCTTCAAGCACGTGGTGCTTTAAGG GTTGCGAAAAGGACAAGAAAGGGCAGAAAAAGGAAGACGTCAGATGACAAACATGAGAGTACCAAACCTGGAACAGAGAATGTGGAGCAAAGCTACATAGACCCAACAGATGGGACTAAAGCCACATCTGATTCACTTCCAGATTTGAGAAGTGAGGATCCTCTAGCAGAACCTACTCTCGTAGAGCAAGGAAAAGTTGATTCCGATGGCACAGATCTGCCAGATACAATTGTGGATACGGCTGTTAATCTGGATAGCACCACACAGCTTGGAGGTGATCCATCTTCTGCAGGCAGTGGTGAAAAGGAAAGAAATCCCATTAATGAAGAGGAAGATACTTGTACCACACAGCTTGGAGGTGATCCACCTTCTGCAGGCAGTggtgaaaagaaaagaaatcccaTTAACGAAGAGGAAGATACTTGTACCACACAGCTTGGAGGTGATCCATCTTCTGCAGGCAGtgctgaaaagaaaagaaataccattaatgaagaggaAGATGTTTCAGATTCTTCAAGTGATGATTGCCCCCCAGCTACAAGTGAAGTTGATTTTAACGTATCACGGTTAATATACAGCCTAGCCAACAATTCTGTTGTTCAAAATATATGCTGGTTGTTGAAGTACTATAAGACTAACTCCTTCCGAACAAACCACTACATCATATGCATGCTGCGGAGATTCTGTGAAGATCTAGATGTGTCACCAATGCTATATCAG CTATCGCTTCTGACTACTTTCTATGATATATTAGCTGAACAGAAGTCTTCGAGTTCAAAGGAGTATGCAAATATTGTAAATTTTCTTTCTAAAATTGTAAGGAAGTTGGTGAGAGCAATGAAAAAACAGCCACTGTTATTTGTTGATACACTCTTTTGGAAGACAAGAAAGGAATGCCATTGCATTGATGCTGATTATCTACTGAATGAGTTCAAGGGAGATGTTAACAATAAGGGTGGTGAAGTTGGTTCAAGTAAGGGATGGGGAGGTCCAGTAAATATAGCAGATTCTCTTGGTGACGATGAAGCTGACTATGATATACCACATGAACCATATGATGGTGATAA GAATGGAGATTCATCGTCTGGTGAACGTGAAGGTGATACTCAGAAGAGCATGGGTCCCAGAGACAAAAGGAGCATATTACTGTCACTTTCAGACAGTGAAGCTGAGGATAATGATAG GACTACTATATCTAGAGGCTCTCAGAATAAAGAGGTCCCAAAGAGACGAGGGCGTTCCATTTTTAATGAAGAGCAAGAGAAGCTTATAAGAGATCTTCATGAGAA TTATAAGGATGATCGTAAATGCAGTCATCTAATTGCTGAAGCTCTAGATCCCAGTGGAAAGATATCGTCGGCTCAAATTTCTCGAAAGCTTACACAGCTAGGTCTCAGGAGTGTCACTAGGAGGAAAAAAGTTTCAGAGGCATCTCTTTCAGCCAAAGATCTGGTTGCACAACCACAAAACGACGTGCTGGATGATCCGAAGCCAGAAAGTACCCG GCGCAGGAGGAAAAGGCTACATCGGTTAAGCAGTAAGGACGACAACAACGATAATCGTCCAGTATCATCTGATGAAGAAACATTGCAATCACTTAAGGGCAG AACCAAAAATAAGGAGCTGCCCTCGGTGGACCTTGCACCGAGGAAATCACAGCATAAAGAGGCTTCGCAGGGCGATTCTGATGATGAGACCATAGGATCTCTGCTTAG TAGAGGAAAGAAGAAAAGGTTATTGAAATCAGATGTTTCAGAGAATAAACAAGAACACCTAGATTCTTCGAAGAACATTGCTCCGGGGGTTCAGACTATCGGTTCAAATATCAT AACCAAAAATAAGGAGCTGCCATCCGTGGATCTTGCGCCGAGTATATCACAGCATCAAGAGGCTTCGCAGGGCACAGATTCTGATGATGCGACCATAGGATCTCTGCTTGG taaaggaaagaagaaaaggTTATCAACATCAGATATTGCAGAGGATAAACAAGAAGACCTAGAGTCTTCGAAGAACATCGGTTCGGGCATTGAGACTATCGGTTCAAATGCCAT AACCAAAAATAAGGAGCTGCTGTCCGTGGATCTTGTACCAAGTATATCACAGCATCAAGAGACTTCACAGGGCACAGATTCTGATGATGAGACCATAGGATCTCTGCTTAG TAGAGGAAAGAAGAAAAGGTTATCAACGTCAGATATTACAGAGAATAAACAAGAAAACCTAGATTCTTCGAAGAACATTGGTCTGGGTGTTGAGACTATCGGTTCAAATGCCAT AACCAAAAATAAGGCGCTGCCGTCCGTGGATCTTGTACCGAGTATATCACAGCATCAAGAGACTTCGCAGGGCACAGATTCTGATGATGAGACCATAGGATCTCTGCTTAG TAGAGGAAAGAAGAAAAGATTATCAACGTCAGATATTACAGGGAATAAACAAGAAGACCTAGATTCTTCGAAGAATACTGATCTGGGTGTTGAGAGTATCGGTTCAAATATCAT ACCCAAAGATAAGGAGCTGGCCTCTGTGGATCTTCCATCGAGTATGTCACAGCATCAAGAGGCTTCGCAGGGCACAGATTCTGATGATGAAACCATAGGATCTCTGCTTAG AGGAAAGAAAAGAAGGTTATCTACATCAGATGTTACAGAGAACAGACAAGAACACCAAGATTCTTCGAAGAACATTGTTCCGGACAATGAGACTGTTGGTTCAAATGTCAT GGACGCCCCTCTCCATCCCGAGCTGAACTCATCTAATGATAACGGTGGTGATGCTGGTGAGGCTGAACTTCTGGATGACTTGAGTGAGCCTGAGCTGGATGGTCGTGAAGATGCCGAGCAACGGATCGTCGACGACAGAGACATGCCTGAATCTGGGGACATGACAGGCTCTAATGCCAGTCAGAAGGCTGGTTTGAAAAGAAGACTAAGAATGGTGattgacgacgacgacgaggagtag
- the LOC123147131 gene encoding protein timeless homolog isoform X2: MDSAMLSLTCAGLGAAEEDDDGGAVGYVKGDHCLDNLKDLQRLLRRDDPERREVFKQVCKWRIASRDLVPIIENYQSDRNLVITAVKVLVFLTMPVDPSSEDVAQQIEYLWDLKAALTRNVAIAVIVSLLEDPLDHLERTSFTEDDWKLVQLVLTLFRNVLAIQEITLPQKASGEATQLLYLADSFLELIFKENMMDLILVLAQHIDEPSGYLKHENLLLLEIFHYLFLGRDPELIAKVRPEGSKEQVNGDIDTSVDSLRLMMEKEEKEKRMFRQRNAENHALNGIFTCLAVDGSKSLCKGNPSSAMSSANSLRKIRNVQRGPQKRIAWDNELLYIPKEGIMEMLRSFMDQFLSGGYNVLMQSVCDDIVKQHDSVEKSDNITFFKVVCFVLAFQHEKASNAQKSSAGPQLSETSPGNECDDLPFCGDICGPVAATLNEDMFNIVLSMWREAYEDLKQTKDYKTLSAAGSLMKNMIGMIYLVVKVHPEDSRESQTARVLLYKLFYDQTEQGLTQFLLNLFRSFDTHKQPKSALADLLETVHIMLQLMEKLQARGALRVAKRTRKGRKRKTSDDKHESTKPGTENVEQSYIDPTDGTKATSDSLPDLRSEDPLAEPTLVEQGKVDSDGTDLPDTIVDTAVNLDSTTQLGGDPSSAGSGEKERNPINEEEDTCTTQLGGDPPSAGSGEKKRNPINEEEDTCTTQLGGDPSSAGSAEKKRNTINEEEDVSDSSSDDCPPATSEVDFNVSRLIYSLANNSVVQNICWLLKYYKTNSFRTNHYIICMLRRFCEDLDVSPMLYQLSLLTTFYDILAEQKSSSSKEYANIVNFLSKIVRKLVRAMKKQPLLFVDTLFWKTRKECHCIDADYLLNEFKGDVNNKGGEVGSSKGWGGPVNIADSLGDDEADYDIPHEPYDGDKNGDSSSGEREGDTQKSMGPRDKRSILLSLSDSEAEDNDRTTISRGSQNKEVPKRRGRSIFNEEQEKLIRDLHENYKDDRKCSHLIAEALDPSGKISSAQISRKLTQLGLRSVTRRKKVSEASLSAKDLVAQPQNDVLDDPKPESTRRRRKRLHRLSSKDDNNDNRPVSSDEETLQSLKGRTKNKELPSVDLAPRKSQHKEASQGDSDDETIGSLLSRGKKKRLLKSDVSENKQEHLDSSKNIAPGVQTIGSNIITKNKELPSVDLAPSISQHQEASQGTDSDDATIGSLLGKGKKKRLSTSDIAEDKQEDLESSKNIGSGIETIGSNAITKNKELLSVDLVPSISQHQETSQGTDSDDETIGSLLRGKKKRLSTSDITENKQENLDSSKNIGLGVETIGSNAITKNKALPSVDLVPSISQHQETSQGTDSDDETIGSLLSRGKKKRLSTSDITGNKQEDLDSSKNTDLGVESIGSNIIPKDKELASVDLPSSMSQHQEASQGTDSDDETIGSLLSRGKKRRLSTSDVTENRQEHQDSSKNIVPDNETVGSNVMDAPLHPELNSSNDNGGDAGEAELLDDLSEPELDGREDAEQRIVDDRDMPESGDMTGSNASQKAGLKRRLRMVIDDDDEE; this comes from the exons ATGGACTCGGCGATGCTCTCGCTCACCTGCGCGGGCCTCGGGGCCGCAGAGGAGGACGACGACGGGGGCGCCGTCGGCTACGTCAAGGGCGACCACTGCCTCG ACAACCTGAAGGATCTGCAGAGGCTGCTGCGGCGGGACGACCCGGAGCGGCGGGAGGTCTTCAAGCAGGTCTGCAAGTGGAGGATCGCGTCCAGGGATCTGGTGCCCATCATCGAGAACTACCAGTCCGACCGCAACCTCGTCATCACGGCAG TGAAAGTGTTGGTATTCCTTACCATGCCTGTCGATCCTTCATCAGAGGATGTTGCTCAGCAGATAGAGTATCTGTGGGATTTGAAGGCTGCACTCACACGGAATGTTGCAATCGCAGTGATTGTGTCTCTTCTTGAGGACCCATTGGATCATTTGGAAAG AACTTCATTCACGGAAGATGACTGGAAGCTAGTACAGCTGGTGCTTACTTTATTCCGCAACGTCTTGGCTATTCAAGAAATCACATTGCCTCAGAAGGCATCTGGGGAAGCTACCCAGTTATTGTACCTGGCTGACAGCTTTTTAGAGCTCATATTTAAAGAAAATATGATGGACCTGATCTTAGTGCTAGCTCAACATATTGATGAGCCCTCTGGTTATCTCAAGCATGAAAACCTTCTTTTGTTGGAAATCTTTCATTATCTTTTCTTGGGTCGGGACCCAGAATTGATTGCCAAAGTTCGTCCAGAAGGCTCAAAG GAGCAGGTCAATGGAGATATTGATACATCAGTTGATTCATTGagattgatgatggagaaggaagagaaggaaaaaaGGATGTTCAGGCAGAGAAACGCGGAGAATCACGCACTCAACGGAATTTTTACATGCCTTGCAGTG GATGGATCTAAGTCATTGTGCAAAGGGAACCCCAGCTCAGCAATGTCATCTGCAAATAGCCTCCGGAAAATACGTAATGTCCAAAGAGGCCCTCAAAAAAGGATAGCATGGGATAATGAACTTCTTTACATACCAAAGGAGGGTATTATGGAAATGCTAAGAAGTTTCATGGATCAGTTTTTATCTGGAGGATATAATG TCCTGATGCAGTCTGTTTGTGATGATATTGTGAAGCAGCATGATTCTGTCGAGAAATCTGATAACATTACATTCTTCAAAGTTGTTTGCTTTGTCTTAGCTTTTCAACACGAGAAAGCATCAAATGCTCAG AAATCAAGTGCTGGACCCCAGCTGTCTGAGACTTCACCAGGCAATGAATGTGATGATCTGCCGTTTTGTGGTGACATATGTGGACCTGTTGCAGCCACATTAAACGAAGATATGTTCAATATAGTCTTGTCCATGTGGCGTGAGGCCTATGAAGACCTGAAGCAGACTAAGGATTACAAAACTCTTTCAGCTGCTGGCTCCTTAATGAAGAACATG ATTGGCATGATATATTTGGTGGTGAAAGTTCATCCTGAAGATTCAAGGGAATCTCAAACAGCCCGTGTTTTACTGTATAAGCTGTTCTATGATCAGACAGAACAAGGCCTGACTCAGTTTCTCCTGAACTTGTTCAGATCTTTTGATACTCATAAGCAACCAAAAAG CGCTCTTGCGGATTTACTAGAAACAGTTCATATCATGCTACAGCTGATGGAGAAGCTTCAAGCACGTGGTGCTTTAAGG GTTGCGAAAAGGACAAGAAAGGGCAGAAAAAGGAAGACGTCAGATGACAAACATGAGAGTACCAAACCTGGAACAGAGAATGTGGAGCAAAGCTACATAGACCCAACAGATGGGACTAAAGCCACATCTGATTCACTTCCAGATTTGAGAAGTGAGGATCCTCTAGCAGAACCTACTCTCGTAGAGCAAGGAAAAGTTGATTCCGATGGCACAGATCTGCCAGATACAATTGTGGATACGGCTGTTAATCTGGATAGCACCACACAGCTTGGAGGTGATCCATCTTCTGCAGGCAGTGGTGAAAAGGAAAGAAATCCCATTAATGAAGAGGAAGATACTTGTACCACACAGCTTGGAGGTGATCCACCTTCTGCAGGCAGTggtgaaaagaaaagaaatcccaTTAACGAAGAGGAAGATACTTGTACCACACAGCTTGGAGGTGATCCATCTTCTGCAGGCAGtgctgaaaagaaaagaaataccattaatgaagaggaAGATGTTTCAGATTCTTCAAGTGATGATTGCCCCCCAGCTACAAGTGAAGTTGATTTTAACGTATCACGGTTAATATACAGCCTAGCCAACAATTCTGTTGTTCAAAATATATGCTGGTTGTTGAAGTACTATAAGACTAACTCCTTCCGAACAAACCACTACATCATATGCATGCTGCGGAGATTCTGTGAAGATCTAGATGTGTCACCAATGCTATATCAG CTATCGCTTCTGACTACTTTCTATGATATATTAGCTGAACAGAAGTCTTCGAGTTCAAAGGAGTATGCAAATATTGTAAATTTTCTTTCTAAAATTGTAAGGAAGTTGGTGAGAGCAATGAAAAAACAGCCACTGTTATTTGTTGATACACTCTTTTGGAAGACAAGAAAGGAATGCCATTGCATTGATGCTGATTATCTACTGAATGAGTTCAAGGGAGATGTTAACAATAAGGGTGGTGAAGTTGGTTCAAGTAAGGGATGGGGAGGTCCAGTAAATATAGCAGATTCTCTTGGTGACGATGAAGCTGACTATGATATACCACATGAACCATATGATGGTGATAA GAATGGAGATTCATCGTCTGGTGAACGTGAAGGTGATACTCAGAAGAGCATGGGTCCCAGAGACAAAAGGAGCATATTACTGTCACTTTCAGACAGTGAAGCTGAGGATAATGATAG GACTACTATATCTAGAGGCTCTCAGAATAAAGAGGTCCCAAAGAGACGAGGGCGTTCCATTTTTAATGAAGAGCAAGAGAAGCTTATAAGAGATCTTCATGAGAA TTATAAGGATGATCGTAAATGCAGTCATCTAATTGCTGAAGCTCTAGATCCCAGTGGAAAGATATCGTCGGCTCAAATTTCTCGAAAGCTTACACAGCTAGGTCTCAGGAGTGTCACTAGGAGGAAAAAAGTTTCAGAGGCATCTCTTTCAGCCAAAGATCTGGTTGCACAACCACAAAACGACGTGCTGGATGATCCGAAGCCAGAAAGTACCCG GCGCAGGAGGAAAAGGCTACATCGGTTAAGCAGTAAGGACGACAACAACGATAATCGTCCAGTATCATCTGATGAAGAAACATTGCAATCACTTAAGGGCAG AACCAAAAATAAGGAGCTGCCCTCGGTGGACCTTGCACCGAGGAAATCACAGCATAAAGAGGCTTCGCAGGGCGATTCTGATGATGAGACCATAGGATCTCTGCTTAG TAGAGGAAAGAAGAAAAGGTTATTGAAATCAGATGTTTCAGAGAATAAACAAGAACACCTAGATTCTTCGAAGAACATTGCTCCGGGGGTTCAGACTATCGGTTCAAATATCAT AACCAAAAATAAGGAGCTGCCATCCGTGGATCTTGCGCCGAGTATATCACAGCATCAAGAGGCTTCGCAGGGCACAGATTCTGATGATGCGACCATAGGATCTCTGCTTGG taaaggaaagaagaaaaggTTATCAACATCAGATATTGCAGAGGATAAACAAGAAGACCTAGAGTCTTCGAAGAACATCGGTTCGGGCATTGAGACTATCGGTTCAAATGCCAT AACCAAAAATAAGGAGCTGCTGTCCGTGGATCTTGTACCAAGTATATCACAGCATCAAGAGACTTCACAGGGCACAGATTCTGATGATGAGACCATAGGATCTCTGCTTAG AGGAAAGAAGAAAAGGTTATCAACGTCAGATATTACAGAGAATAAACAAGAAAACCTAGATTCTTCGAAGAACATTGGTCTGGGTGTTGAGACTATCGGTTCAAATGCCAT AACCAAAAATAAGGCGCTGCCGTCCGTGGATCTTGTACCGAGTATATCACAGCATCAAGAGACTTCGCAGGGCACAGATTCTGATGATGAGACCATAGGATCTCTGCTTAG TAGAGGAAAGAAGAAAAGATTATCAACGTCAGATATTACAGGGAATAAACAAGAAGACCTAGATTCTTCGAAGAATACTGATCTGGGTGTTGAGAGTATCGGTTCAAATATCAT ACCCAAAGATAAGGAGCTGGCCTCTGTGGATCTTCCATCGAGTATGTCACAGCATCAAGAGGCTTCGCAGGGCACAGATTCTGATGATGAAACCATAGGATCTCTGCTTAG CAGAGGAAAGAAAAGAAGGTTATCTACATCAGATGTTACAGAGAACAGACAAGAACACCAAGATTCTTCGAAGAACATTGTTCCGGACAATGAGACTGTTGGTTCAAATGTCAT GGACGCCCCTCTCCATCCCGAGCTGAACTCATCTAATGATAACGGTGGTGATGCTGGTGAGGCTGAACTTCTGGATGACTTGAGTGAGCCTGAGCTGGATGGTCGTGAAGATGCCGAGCAACGGATCGTCGACGACAGAGACATGCCTGAATCTGGGGACATGACAGGCTCTAATGCCAGTCAGAAGGCTGGTTTGAAAAGAAGACTAAGAATGGTGattgacgacgacgacgaggagtag